One window of Thermacetogenium phaeum DSM 12270 genomic DNA carries:
- a CDS encoding NAD(P)/FAD-dependent oxidoreductase produces the protein MEAGITAVIWDILIVGAGPAGLAAAVNGRIRGKRVLLLGAEKGSERLKKAPEIRNYPGFSSVSGEELLERFLNHALDLGAVLETGRVENIYPGKEFSVVTRDNRVFRSRSVILATGVRQARLLPGEKELLGRGLGYCATCDGPLYRGKKVAVIGETPEAEQDVDFLAEICSAVYYFPAYKGEVRVDPRINVRRERPLAVVGEERVRGLSLADGELPVDGVFIIREVALAGQLVAGLQISEGAIVVGRSMETNIPGIFAAGDCTGKPYQVGKAVGEGLTAALSAVAYLDGRAGARG, from the coding sequence ATGGAAGCAGGAATTACAGCGGTTATCTGGGATATTCTCATCGTGGGAGCAGGCCCTGCCGGGCTGGCGGCGGCCGTCAACGGTCGTATCAGAGGAAAGCGTGTTTTGCTCCTGGGTGCCGAGAAAGGCTCAGAGCGCCTGAAAAAGGCGCCTGAAATCAGAAATTATCCCGGTTTTTCGTCTGTTTCCGGGGAGGAACTGCTGGAGAGATTCCTTAACCACGCCCTTGATTTGGGGGCTGTACTGGAAACGGGGCGGGTGGAGAACATCTACCCTGGTAAGGAGTTTTCGGTGGTGACGCGAGACAACAGGGTATTCCGCAGCCGCTCGGTGATTCTGGCCACCGGTGTCAGACAGGCGCGCCTTCTGCCGGGTGAGAAGGAGTTGCTGGGTCGCGGCTTGGGGTACTGTGCCACATGCGACGGGCCCCTTTATCGCGGAAAGAAGGTAGCGGTGATCGGGGAGACCCCGGAGGCGGAGCAGGATGTCGACTTTCTGGCGGAGATCTGCAGCGCGGTCTATTATTTTCCTGCTTATAAAGGGGAAGTTAGGGTTGATCCCCGGATCAATGTGCGCCGGGAGAGACCCCTGGCGGTAGTAGGAGAGGAGCGGGTGCGGGGTCTTTCTCTGGCCGATGGTGAGCTCCCTGTGGACGGGGTCTTTATTATCAGGGAGGTTGCTCTTGCCGGACAGCTTGTCGCAGGGTTGCAGATAAGCGAGGGAGCCATCGTCGTGGGGCGAAGCATGGAGACGAACATCCCCGGGATCTTTGCCGCTGGCGACTGCACCGGGAAGCCCTATCAGGTGGGGAAGGCCGTTGGGGAGGGCCTGACCGCTGCCTTGAGCGCGGTTGCTTATCTGGACGGGCGGGCAGGGGCAAGAGGATAG
- a CDS encoding sigma-54 interaction domain-containing protein produces the protein MQKEIRMQGDDSNRAERLTMLENTIEAISEGIIITDVDGTIIYYNRALERMDGLSRDEVIGRHLMDVYRVTPETSEHLTVVKTGKPFKELAKIHYTAEGREISLVSSTYPVYMGNKVIGAFSVCRDVTKLKDLLNEKVLLQKQMHGEEGGSGFKNGTRYTFADFVYASREMEKLVRQARKAAKTDCAVLVYGETGTGKEIIVQSIHNASSRRDEPFVGINCAAIPETLLESLLFGTVKGAFTGAVDSVGLIEQAGNGTLFLDEINSMSPSLQAKLLRVLQERTFRRVGGKKEIPVSCRIFSSTNMDPWECIINGTLREDIYYRFAVFTIYIPPLRERPEDIKALINHFIGKYGKIYGQLGVRMDSQLKEAFLHYRWPGNVRELEHIIESCMSMLDPNENLISFEHLPPHVSTRFAKKTVSRPFKRSISGGTLHQILKDYEKQVIEETLARNGGNISRAARELGILRQNLQYRMRRLGIRAEAVR, from the coding sequence GTGCAGAAGGAAATTCGGATGCAGGGGGATGACAGCAACAGGGCCGAGCGTCTTACCATGCTGGAAAACACGATTGAGGCGATCTCCGAAGGCATCATCATTACCGACGTAGACGGGACTATCATCTACTACAACCGGGCCCTGGAGAGGATGGATGGTCTCAGTCGGGATGAAGTGATCGGGCGTCACCTGATGGATGTGTACCGGGTTACGCCAGAGACCAGTGAACACCTCACGGTCGTCAAGACCGGAAAGCCTTTTAAGGAGCTTGCCAAGATTCACTACACGGCAGAAGGGCGGGAAATCAGTCTGGTATCCAGCACCTATCCCGTTTATATGGGAAACAAAGTGATTGGGGCCTTTTCCGTCTGCCGCGATGTGACGAAGCTTAAAGACCTCCTCAATGAGAAAGTTCTGCTGCAGAAGCAGATGCATGGTGAAGAAGGAGGATCGGGGTTTAAGAATGGAACTCGCTATACCTTCGCTGATTTCGTTTACGCCAGCCGGGAGATGGAAAAGCTGGTGCGGCAGGCGCGCAAGGCGGCCAAGACCGACTGCGCTGTTCTGGTTTACGGCGAGACCGGGACCGGCAAGGAGATAATCGTTCAGAGCATTCACAATGCCAGCAGCAGGCGGGATGAGCCCTTTGTGGGGATCAACTGCGCGGCGATCCCGGAGACGCTGCTGGAAAGCCTCCTCTTCGGAACCGTCAAGGGGGCTTTTACCGGCGCGGTGGACAGCGTTGGATTGATCGAACAGGCGGGGAATGGGACTCTCTTCCTGGATGAGATCAACTCCATGAGCCCCTCTCTGCAGGCCAAGTTGCTCAGGGTGCTGCAGGAGAGGACCTTCCGCAGGGTGGGCGGCAAGAAGGAAATACCGGTCAGCTGCAGGATTTTCAGCTCGACGAACATGGACCCCTGGGAGTGCATCATCAACGGCACACTGCGGGAGGACATCTACTATCGTTTTGCTGTTTTTACAATTTATATCCCGCCGTTGCGGGAAAGGCCGGAGGATATCAAGGCTCTGATCAATCATTTCATCGGCAAATACGGTAAGATCTACGGTCAGCTCGGTGTCCGGATGGATTCCCAACTGAAAGAGGCGTTTCTGCACTACAGGTGGCCCGGTAATGTCCGGGAGCTGGAGCACATCATCGAAAGCTGCATGTCCATGCTCGATCCCAACGAAAATCTGATCTCCTTCGAACATCTACCTCCTCATGTCAGCACAAGATTTGCGAAGAAAACGGTATCCCGACCTTTCAAACGCAGTATTTCAGGCGGCACTCTCCACCAGATCCTGAAGGATTATGAGAAACAGGTGATCGAGGAGACTCTGGCGAGAAACGGGGGAAATATCAGCAGGGCGGCCAGGGAACTGGGGATTCTGCGCCAGAATCTGCAGTATCGGATGCGCCGGTTGGGGATCCGGGCGGAAGCTGTCCGGTGA
- a CDS encoding ABC transporter ATP-binding protein, with product MIRVSGLTKVYGSGDAAVEALKGVTLEIPEGDFVAIMGASGSGKSTFLSILGCLERPTAGSYFLDGRDVNSLEEEELAELRNRELGFVFQSFNLLPRHDVMRNVELPLVYAGVPRRERRERVIGLLKRVGLGHRLRHKPAALSGGEQQRVAIARALANNPRVVLADEPTGNLDTRSGREIMEIFREMHQAGKTIVLVTHDPEIAYYARRILHFRDGEIVGEEVVGL from the coding sequence GTGATCAGGGTTTCCGGCTTGACAAAAGTGTACGGCAGCGGGGATGCGGCGGTGGAGGCCCTGAAGGGGGTCACCCTGGAGATACCGGAGGGGGATTTTGTGGCCATTATGGGCGCCTCCGGTTCCGGCAAGTCTACCTTCCTGAGCATCCTGGGCTGCCTGGAACGCCCTACTGCCGGGAGTTATTTCCTGGACGGCAGAGACGTCAACTCCCTGGAAGAGGAGGAGCTGGCGGAATTGCGCAACCGGGAGCTGGGATTTGTTTTCCAGAGCTTCAATCTCCTGCCCAGGCATGACGTTATGCGCAATGTTGAATTGCCCCTGGTGTATGCCGGGGTGCCGCGCCGGGAACGCCGGGAGCGGGTCATCGGACTTCTGAAAAGGGTAGGGCTCGGCCACCGCCTGCGGCACAAACCGGCCGCCCTTTCCGGCGGGGAACAGCAGCGGGTGGCCATCGCCCGGGCGCTGGCCAATAATCCCCGAGTTGTTTTGGCGGATGAGCCGACTGGTAACCTGGATACCAGGTCCGGTCGTGAGATTATGGAAATCTTTAGAGAGATGCATCAGGCCGGTAAGACGATCGTTCTGGTGACCCATGACCCGGAAATCGCCTACTACGCCAGGCGGATCCTCCACTTCCGGGATGGGGAGATCGTCGGGGAGGAGGTTGTTGGTCTTTGA
- the hutH gene encoding histidine ammonia-lyase: protein MIELNAAGDVVSIDGESLSLDQIIAVACKRAPVVLHVSGKAKLLRSRRVVERLVADGRVVYGVTTGFGKFSDLLVSRDASDALQQNIIMSHSGGVGEPLPVEAVRAMMLLRANSLAKGYSGVRVEVVQLLLDMLNKAVHPVVPCKGSVGASGDLVPLAHIALAMIGLGEVEYQGQKLSSREGLKLAKLHPVQLTAKEGLALINGTQYMSALGCLAVHHALRLYKAANIAAAMTFEALDGIPTAYDPRIQELRPHGGQKNCALMMRRLLDGSELLTRTRHKRVQDAYTLRCIPQVHGASLDAINYVKRVLDVEINSATDNPLILPDTGEVISGGNFHGQPLALPLDFLAMAVSELGSISERRIERLVNPALNNGLPPFLTEEGGLNSGLMILQYTTAALASENKVLAHPASVDSIPTSGNQEDHVSMGSIAARKAVSVIENVRWIVAGEMLAAAQALDFTSHAIGKGSRAASRVIREVVPHWDGDRILYRDLEKVHGLLLDGRIIDEVEKETGELAC, encoded by the coding sequence ATGATCGAACTGAATGCTGCCGGTGATGTCGTCTCTATAGATGGTGAAAGTCTCTCCCTGGATCAGATTATTGCCGTTGCCTGCAAAAGGGCCCCCGTGGTGCTTCATGTTTCCGGGAAAGCCAAGCTTTTGAGATCCAGGAGGGTCGTTGAAAGGCTCGTTGCAGACGGGCGGGTGGTCTATGGGGTTACCACCGGTTTCGGGAAGTTCAGCGACCTGCTGGTGTCGCGGGATGCCAGCGACGCTTTGCAGCAGAACATCATTATGAGCCACTCCGGTGGGGTGGGGGAGCCCCTTCCGGTAGAGGCGGTAAGGGCCATGATGCTGCTGCGTGCCAACTCCCTGGCCAAGGGTTATTCAGGGGTGCGGGTGGAGGTCGTTCAGCTGCTGCTGGACATGCTGAACAAGGCCGTTCATCCAGTGGTCCCCTGCAAGGGTTCGGTGGGGGCGAGCGGCGATCTGGTGCCCCTGGCCCACATCGCCCTGGCGATGATCGGCCTGGGGGAGGTGGAATATCAGGGGCAGAAACTCTCCTCCCGGGAGGGGTTGAAGCTGGCAAAACTGCATCCCGTTCAACTCACCGCCAAAGAGGGGCTTGCCCTGATCAACGGGACTCAGTATATGTCCGCTTTGGGGTGTCTGGCCGTGCATCACGCCTTGCGTCTCTACAAGGCGGCGAACATCGCCGCTGCCATGACCTTTGAGGCTTTGGATGGAATACCCACAGCCTACGATCCCCGGATCCAGGAGTTGAGGCCGCACGGCGGCCAGAAGAACTGTGCCCTGATGATGCGGCGCCTGCTGGACGGCAGTGAACTGCTGACCAGAACCAGGCACAAGCGGGTGCAGGATGCCTATACCCTGCGCTGCATTCCCCAGGTGCACGGCGCTTCTCTGGATGCCATCAATTATGTGAAAAGGGTCTTGGATGTAGAGATCAACTCGGCCACCGACAACCCCTTGATTCTCCCCGATACCGGTGAGGTGATCAGCGGTGGGAACTTCCACGGGCAGCCGCTGGCCCTTCCTTTGGATTTTCTGGCGATGGCTGTTTCGGAACTGGGAAGCATTTCCGAAAGGCGGATCGAGAGGTTGGTGAACCCCGCCCTGAACAACGGCTTACCGCCTTTCCTGACCGAAGAGGGCGGCTTGAATTCAGGGCTGATGATCCTGCAGTATACCACCGCCGCCCTTGCTTCGGAGAACAAGGTGCTCGCCCATCCGGCAAGTGTCGACTCCATACCGACCTCTGGGAACCAGGAGGACCACGTCAGTATGGGTTCTATCGCTGCCCGGAAGGCGGTTTCCGTCATCGAGAATGTGAGGTGGATTGTAGCCGGAGAAATGCTGGCCGCGGCGCAGGCCCTGGATTTCACCTCTCACGCCATAGGCAAGGGGAGCAGGGCGGCCTCCCGAGTGATCCGGGAGGTGGTGCCCCACTGGGACGGGGATCGGATCCTTTACCGCGACCTGGAAAAGGTCCACGGTCTGCTGCTGGACGGCAGGATCATCGACGAGGTGGAGAAGGAAACGGGCGAACTGGCCTGTTGA
- the ftcD gene encoding glutamate formimidoyltransferase has product MVECVPNFSEGRRPEVVEQILDVIRGVAGVKLLDYSSDPSHNRTVVTFVGGPEQVKTAAFLAAQKAAELIDMERHRGEHPRIGATDVIPLIPISGVTMEDCVRLARELGREIGEKLQIPVYLYEEAALRPERKSLPKVRQGEYEGLKEAIGRPERRPDFGPARLHPTAGATAVGARPPLIAYNINLGTDDVAVAKAIAKAIRGSSGGYPSIKALGIMLKDRNVAQVTINVCNYREVPLHRVLETVKSEAARYGVNVIGSEIVGLVPMEALLDAAAFYLRLEGFRQDQVLEKRIHEGG; this is encoded by the coding sequence CTGGTCGAATGTGTCCCCAATTTCAGCGAGGGGCGGCGCCCTGAAGTGGTGGAGCAGATCCTTGATGTTATCAGAGGGGTAGCCGGAGTCAAACTGCTGGATTATTCCTCCGACCCCAGCCACAACAGAACCGTGGTCACCTTTGTGGGGGGGCCGGAGCAGGTGAAGACCGCTGCCTTCCTGGCGGCTCAGAAGGCGGCCGAGCTCATTGACATGGAGCGGCACCGCGGTGAGCACCCGCGCATCGGGGCTACCGATGTGATTCCCTTGATTCCCATCTCCGGGGTAACGATGGAGGACTGCGTCCGGCTGGCCCGGGAGCTCGGCCGGGAGATCGGTGAGAAGCTGCAGATTCCCGTCTATCTCTACGAAGAGGCGGCGCTGCGCCCCGAACGCAAAAGCCTCCCGAAGGTGCGCCAGGGGGAGTATGAGGGGCTGAAGGAGGCCATCGGCCGGCCGGAGCGGCGCCCGGACTTCGGGCCGGCCCGCCTGCATCCTACCGCAGGGGCGACGGCAGTGGGAGCCCGCCCACCTCTGATAGCCTATAACATCAATCTGGGGACGGATGATGTGGCCGTGGCCAAGGCGATCGCCAAAGCCATCCGGGGGAGCAGCGGTGGTTACCCCAGCATCAAGGCTCTGGGTATAATGCTGAAGGACCGCAACGTAGCCCAGGTGACCATCAACGTCTGCAACTACCGGGAGGTTCCCCTACATCGGGTGCTGGAAACGGTCAAGAGCGAGGCGGCGCGCTACGGAGTCAACGTCATCGGCAGTGAGATCGTCGGCCTCGTTCCCATGGAAGCCCTGCTGGATGCGGCGGCCTTTTACCTGAGGCTGGAGGGGTTTCGGCAGGACCAGGTGCTGGAAAAACGGATTCACGAAGGGGGATGA
- a CDS encoding cyclodeaminase/cyclohydrolase family protein encodes MNVLMDLTVKDFLAELASASPAPGGGSVSALAGALGAALVSMVARLSDGGDGSDEKEKEDLRRLLERSLALMESLSSGVDGDTEAFNRVMSAYRMPKETPEEKERRSRAIQKALQEAADHPLRMARECLDVLRIAGEMVRRGNPNALSDAGVAALIAYAGMVGSLFNVAINLEGIKDQEFRRRLGAEKEILMGEAAGIFAEIKNLLKTRLL; translated from the coding sequence ATGAACGTGCTTATGGATTTGACCGTTAAGGACTTCCTGGCGGAGCTGGCTTCCGCCTCCCCCGCACCCGGGGGTGGGAGCGTTTCCGCCCTGGCCGGTGCCCTGGGAGCCGCCCTGGTCTCCATGGTGGCGCGCCTGAGCGACGGCGGAGATGGCTCTGATGAGAAGGAAAAGGAGGATCTCCGGCGCCTGCTGGAACGGTCGCTGGCTCTGATGGAGAGCCTGAGCTCCGGTGTGGACGGGGACACGGAAGCCTTCAACAGGGTCATGAGCGCCTACCGGATGCCGAAGGAGACTCCGGAGGAAAAGGAGCGCCGCTCCCGGGCAATTCAGAAAGCCCTGCAGGAGGCGGCTGACCACCCCCTGCGGATGGCCAGAGAATGCCTGGATGTGCTGCGCATTGCCGGGGAGATGGTGAGACGGGGTAATCCCAATGCCCTGAGTGATGCCGGGGTTGCCGCCCTCATCGCTTATGCCGGTATGGTAGGTTCCCTCTTTAATGTTGCCATCAACCTGGAGGGGATCAAGGACCAGGAGTTCAGGAGGAGGCTCGGAGCCGAAAAGGAGATTCTGATGGGTGAAGCGGCAGGGATCTTTGCGGAGATCAAGAATCTGCTGAAAACCAGATTGCTGTAG
- the hutI gene encoding imidazolonepropionase gives MKRTEADLIVRNAAEVVTCAGGTERPKRGREMAEIGLIRDGAVAAKDGVIVAVGKTSDVMEQVAIGWDTRVVNAGGRVVLPGLVDPHTHVVFAGSREYELEMRIEGRGYLEILAAGGGILDTVRATREAGLAELIAAAGKYLQEMLAQGTTTAEAKSGYGLTIEDEVKMLEAVRRLNMVQPVELVPTFLGAHAIPAEYRTNPDGYVDLVVEEMLPVVARRGLAEFCDVFCEEGVFSVEQTRRILLKAKELGLKLKVHADEMAPLGGAELAAELGATSADHLMAVSGKGIGDLARSDTVAVLLPATTFCLMGESYAPARRMIEQGVAVALATDFNPGSSPVNSLQVVMGLACRQLKMRPAEVITAVTINAAHAVGRAAAVGSLEVGKKADMVIFDAPNHLYLMYRFGTNLVETVIKNGRVVIGG, from the coding sequence ATGAAAAGAACAGAGGCGGATCTGATTGTGCGTAACGCCGCAGAGGTGGTCACCTGCGCCGGAGGCACGGAACGGCCGAAGCGCGGCCGGGAAATGGCTGAGATCGGCCTGATCCGGGATGGGGCGGTGGCGGCTAAAGATGGCGTCATCGTAGCGGTCGGAAAAACCTCCGACGTTATGGAACAGGTGGCAATCGGCTGGGATACCAGGGTGGTCAATGCCGGGGGCAGGGTGGTCCTCCCCGGTTTGGTTGATCCCCACACTCATGTGGTTTTTGCCGGTTCCCGGGAGTACGAGCTGGAGATGAGGATCGAGGGGAGGGGCTACCTGGAGATCCTGGCCGCCGGGGGAGGCATCCTGGATACCGTGAGGGCCACCAGAGAGGCCGGGCTTGCGGAACTGATCGCCGCAGCCGGGAAGTATCTCCAGGAGATGCTCGCCCAGGGGACCACCACCGCCGAGGCCAAGAGCGGTTACGGGCTTACCATCGAAGATGAGGTGAAAATGCTCGAGGCGGTTCGGAGGCTCAACATGGTGCAGCCGGTGGAGTTGGTTCCGACTTTTCTAGGCGCTCATGCCATTCCCGCCGAATATCGGACGAACCCCGATGGCTACGTGGATCTGGTGGTGGAGGAGATGCTCCCGGTCGTTGCCCGGCGGGGTTTGGCCGAATTCTGCGATGTCTTCTGTGAAGAAGGGGTATTTTCGGTGGAGCAGACCCGCCGCATTCTGCTTAAGGCGAAAGAACTGGGATTGAAGCTGAAAGTGCACGCCGATGAGATGGCCCCCTTAGGAGGGGCGGAACTGGCCGCAGAGCTCGGCGCGACTTCGGCCGATCATCTAATGGCGGTTTCAGGTAAAGGTATTGGCGACCTGGCACGGTCGGATACCGTGGCCGTCCTCCTTCCGGCAACCACCTTCTGCCTGATGGGGGAGAGTTATGCCCCGGCCCGCAGGATGATCGAACAGGGGGTAGCGGTTGCCCTGGCCACCGATTTCAACCCAGGGAGCAGCCCCGTGAACTCTCTGCAAGTGGTGATGGGACTGGCCTGCAGGCAGTTGAAGATGCGCCCGGCGGAGGTGATCACGGCGGTCACCATCAACGCCGCTCACGCCGTAGGGCGGGCGGCTGCTGTGGGAAGCCTGGAAGTTGGGAAGAAGGCCGATATGGTGATCTTCGACGCTCCCAATCATCTTTACCTGATGTACCGCTTCGGAACCAACCTGGTGGAAACCGTCATTAAGAACGGAAGAGTGGTAATCGGAGGGTGA
- a CDS encoding YIP1 family protein, translating into MAVERKRPSWLALVWEVLTSPGKAMEKVVEHPSFWPPGLLFWLLNLLATLSLIPKIREYALWSLEHGVVELSPEQLEAAWAVAPTAAVTGSIAAAVVIPWLTWLAIACLLKIYAAVSTREASFRALFAVSVYGYLPVLLSTLITNAIAAAAPVENFAKVSVSLASFLPSQQGFLYFFLSSCNPFTWWSLVLWGIGGAVAMRAKRPGGIIFYLFVLWLVLALVTSGVAALNMPAATG; encoded by the coding sequence ATGGCGGTGGAGAGGAAAAGACCGTCCTGGTTGGCGTTGGTGTGGGAGGTTCTGACGAGCCCCGGTAAGGCCATGGAGAAGGTTGTGGAACACCCCTCTTTTTGGCCGCCGGGACTGCTTTTCTGGCTGTTAAACCTGCTGGCTACGCTGTCGCTGATCCCGAAAATAAGGGAGTACGCTCTGTGGTCACTGGAACATGGTGTGGTCGAGCTGTCCCCGGAACAGCTGGAGGCGGCCTGGGCGGTGGCGCCGACGGCGGCGGTAACCGGAAGCATCGCTGCGGCGGTTGTTATTCCCTGGCTGACCTGGCTTGCCATCGCCTGCCTGCTGAAAATATACGCCGCCGTCAGCACGAGAGAAGCGTCCTTCAGAGCCCTCTTCGCCGTTTCCGTTTACGGCTATTTGCCGGTTTTGCTCTCCACTTTGATAACCAATGCCATCGCTGCGGCGGCACCGGTGGAAAACTTTGCGAAGGTGAGCGTGAGTCTGGCCTCCTTCCTCCCTTCGCAGCAGGGCTTTCTCTATTTCTTTCTGTCCTCCTGTAATCCCTTTACCTGGTGGAGCCTGGTGCTCTGGGGGATCGGCGGTGCCGTGGCCATGAGAGCGAAGCGGCCCGGCGGGATAATCTTCTACCTTTTTGTGCTCTGGCTGGTGCTGGCTTTGGTGACTTCAGGTGTTGCCGCTTTGAATATGCCCGCAGCGACGGGTTGA
- a CDS encoding efflux RND transporter periplasmic adaptor subunit → MSNSKKLLLLLGAGSILAVVVTAALRGLSAPSVEVKTALVEHRSYEDKVLTTGKVEVEGAVDLVAHFPACLLKLHVGEGDRVAEGQVLFELDTFEQENRVREAEAALKVAEAELARAQKPARPEEVAAAEAEYDWLQTQAENARRNYERYRYLFEQGAVPAAEFEAAEASYRKAEADLKAAASRLERLRSGDPEEIRVIAARVEQARASLQSARALLEKGQLRAPGGGIVLQKYADEGDYLQPGSPVLTIGDPENLQVVADLSEQDVAGVTPGQEVEVRWAGDPGKIYRGEVASVAPGVTRGTMRENENVVKVYITLKEVGTGLKPGANVDLTIYRVRPRRSLLVPNEAVIELDGKKAVFVVEGRKARRRAVDVGHSNELYTEIKSGVKAGELVVLAPEGLQDGQQVRVSTGDGK, encoded by the coding sequence TTGTCGAACTCTAAAAAGCTGCTGTTGCTGTTGGGGGCGGGATCGATCCTGGCAGTGGTTGTAACCGCGGCGCTCCGCGGTCTCAGTGCCCCCTCGGTGGAGGTGAAAACTGCCCTTGTTGAACACCGCAGCTATGAGGATAAGGTCCTGACGACCGGGAAGGTGGAGGTCGAAGGTGCCGTTGACCTGGTAGCTCATTTTCCGGCCTGCCTGTTGAAGCTTCATGTGGGAGAGGGGGACCGGGTAGCTGAAGGGCAGGTGCTCTTTGAACTGGACACCTTTGAGCAGGAAAACAGGGTTCGGGAAGCAGAGGCCGCCCTGAAGGTGGCGGAGGCGGAGCTGGCGAGGGCGCAGAAACCGGCCAGGCCTGAAGAAGTAGCCGCTGCCGAAGCAGAATATGACTGGCTGCAGACCCAGGCGGAGAATGCGCGCCGGAACTACGAGCGCTATCGCTACCTGTTTGAACAGGGCGCGGTGCCGGCGGCGGAGTTTGAGGCAGCGGAGGCCTCTTACAGAAAGGCCGAGGCTGATCTTAAGGCGGCCGCATCTCGACTGGAGAGACTGCGCAGCGGTGATCCTGAGGAGATCCGGGTGATCGCCGCCCGTGTCGAGCAGGCACGGGCCTCCCTTCAGAGCGCCCGCGCCTTGCTGGAGAAGGGGCAGCTCAGGGCTCCCGGCGGGGGGATCGTTCTGCAAAAGTATGCAGATGAGGGGGATTATCTCCAGCCCGGTTCACCGGTCCTCACCATCGGTGACCCGGAAAATCTGCAGGTGGTTGCCGATTTAAGTGAACAGGATGTCGCCGGCGTCACCCCGGGGCAGGAGGTCGAGGTTCGGTGGGCGGGGGATCCGGGCAAGATTTACCGGGGTGAGGTTGCCAGCGTGGCTCCGGGCGTGACCAGGGGCACCATGAGGGAGAACGAAAATGTCGTCAAAGTTTACATAACGCTAAAGGAGGTGGGAACTGGACTGAAGCCGGGAGCCAACGTTGATCTGACAATATACCGGGTTAGGCCGCGTCGGTCCCTGCTCGTTCCCAATGAAGCCGTCATCGAGTTGGATGGCAAGAAAGCCGTTTTCGTCGTTGAAGGCAGAAAGGCTAGAAGAAGGGCGGTGGATGTCGGCCACAGCAATGAGCTTTATACCGAGATCAAGAGCGGGGTCAAGGCCGGAGAACTGGTCGTTTTAGCCCCGGAAGGTCTCCAGGACGGTCAGCAGGTGCGGGTGAGCACCGGTGACGGAAAGTGA
- a CDS encoding ABC transporter permease, producing MRAADMLQIVVENLLAHRLRAALTVLGIAIGIAAVIAVVAIGQGGQAVVISQLEATGSSRYFEISVDFARGEAPGPDTFNLQDAVLIKELSPAVEKMAALTYGSMIDVRLPHSRQKPLLSQLYGTMPDFTAAINLGVKTGRFLTGSDVAVHARVAVLDAAVAEELFPNGDPLGKKIFIQDVPATVVGVMETPPSSVMSTMNLKAVYVPITFAQEILNTRVIHSLCGVATSKADILQAISDSLKILEKRHPASTVKYTGTSMEEQLAIVEKVTSVLTLVVGAVAGIALLVGGVGVMNIMLVAVTERTREIGILMALGARRRDIMQQFLLEAVALCLVGGFIGMIVGAGGALLVALAANWPPLISVWTILLAFGFSALVGIFFGLYPASRAASLSPAEALRHL from the coding sequence TTGAGAGCCGCAGATATGTTGCAGATCGTTGTGGAAAATCTGCTTGCCCACCGCCTGCGGGCAGCTCTGACGGTTCTCGGGATTGCCATCGGGATAGCCGCGGTGATCGCCGTTGTCGCCATCGGGCAGGGGGGGCAGGCGGTGGTCATCTCTCAGCTGGAGGCAACCGGGAGCAGCCGGTATTTCGAGATCTCCGTGGACTTTGCGCGAGGCGAGGCTCCGGGGCCGGACACCTTCAACCTGCAGGACGCCGTTCTGATCAAGGAACTCTCACCCGCCGTGGAGAAGATGGCCGCTCTCACCTACGGTAGCATGATCGATGTGCGCCTTCCGCACAGCAGGCAGAAGCCCCTGCTGTCGCAGCTTTACGGGACGATGCCGGATTTTACTGCAGCCATCAACCTGGGTGTCAAGACCGGACGCTTTCTGACGGGTAGTGATGTGGCCGTTCACGCCCGGGTGGCGGTGCTCGATGCCGCCGTGGCCGAAGAGCTTTTCCCGAACGGCGATCCTCTCGGCAAAAAGATCTTTATTCAGGATGTTCCGGCCACGGTTGTCGGGGTGATGGAAACACCCCCCTCCTCTGTGATGAGCACGATGAACTTAAAGGCCGTCTATGTACCCATCACCTTTGCCCAGGAAATTCTCAATACCAGGGTGATTCACTCCCTCTGCGGGGTGGCAACCTCAAAAGCCGACATTCTTCAGGCGATCTCCGACAGCCTGAAGATTCTGGAGAAGAGGCACCCCGCCAGCACCGTCAAATATACCGGTACCTCTATGGAGGAACAGCTGGCCATCGTGGAAAAGGTAACCTCGGTACTGACGCTGGTAGTAGGAGCAGTAGCGGGGATCGCTCTTCTGGTGGGCGGCGTCGGGGTGATGAACATCATGCTGGTGGCGGTCACCGAGCGGACCAGGGAAATCGGGATCTTGATGGCCTTAGGGGCGCGCCGGCGCGACATTATGCAGCAGTTTCTTTTAGAAGCGGTCGCCCTTTGCCTTGTAGGGGGCTTTATCGGGATGATCGTGGGTGCCGGTGGAGCTTTGCTGGTAGCGCTCGCCGCCAACTGGCCCCCTCTCATCTCCGTCTGGACGATTCTGCTGGCTTTCGGTTTCTCCGCTCTTGTAGGGATTTTTTTCGGCCTTTACCCTGCCAGCAGGGCGGCATCTTTGAGCCCGGCGGAGGCATTGAGGCATCTATAA